In the genome of Primulina tabacum isolate GXHZ01 chromosome 13, ASM2559414v2, whole genome shotgun sequence, the window attaaaatataaattttcatttAGATAGTTATTATTTcacttaaaagaaaaaatagatgcaaattttttttacaatcaagtaattttcatatatattagttaattaagaattattaaatatgaatcatttttatatattttttttgtgtgcttagttattatttatttatgtaatatatatatttatatttttcatcatCAAGCCTTCAAATATGaatcatttttatatttttatgtatttatgtgtgcttagttattatttattatgtaatatatatatatatatatatatatatatataatttatatttttcatcaaaCCTTCAAATTTgaatgttttatattttttttatgtatttgtgtGTGCTTagctattatttatttatgtatattggacatttcaaattatttgttttcgatgatatatttttaaatatataatatgatataatattAAACATTTGAAATCATTTTGTTTTTAAGTTTTAGAGTTATAGCATAGTcaaattatatgtaaattttttgacttacttgaatatataattttttattttcttattatttattttttaattttcttataatttcataaataattaaaaaatacatatatagaaattgaatattaaaaatcaaaatatcttatattaccaaattttttatataaattaattgaaTATTAAAAATCAACAGATCTTATATTATCAGATTTtatatattgaatttataaatttgtttgatatataatgtttttttaaaaagtgcTACTATCatctattttttaatataaaataaaataattatacaacATGTGTGAAAGTGAAGCTACTTGTTTAACAATTATGTCTTAAAACTTATATATTATGATAACTGATTTTAGAATTgaaaccaaaaaaatattttagttttgattttgattctacTGTTTTTGAGAACTAAGGTCAGGTTTTACCTTTAGACTCTAATatctaaattttaaacaatcttaataaatgtttcaaatacttccaagttttttgtattgaatttataaatttatctgatatttaaatttttttaaatgctaCTAAAATATTCAGATTCCATATCATAGTTAAACTCTCTGAATTCTTCTAACActttcatattttgtgagattattaatatattaacaatcttaattttttatatagattatcttaaataatttattaaactatTTACTTTCAActctttgttaaaaaaaataaaatatgttagTATAAATCTTATTATCATATTATAGTTTTATATTTATCATGTTATTCTATTATtgcttatataattatttttttcataaatcTTCTTGTGATACTATAATTTATCACTTAATTAGAAATtgaactaaaaatataattacaaaattgcactaaaattaaaaggataaaacatttaaatatggTATAAAGATATATTATTTGATAAAAGTAATATAagagttatattttatttttgaagtgATATAAATTAATGCAATAAAAGTATATTGTGGTGATGATTCATTAACCTTAATTATATATTCGGTGGAATAATATAAAGTTTTGATATTCTATTTTTGGTCTTACatcaattaaaattttatatatctaTCCTTGTTTAGTTTTTGGATTTTTATTGATAAGGAAgccatttttatcttttcataaTTGAAAAACAAAGTTCATGATGCACACTTTTACAGGTAATACAGATATTTGGCCTTGTGGAGATTTTAATTTTATCTGGATTTTTTGTTTCCTTTgatatttatgatattgtcaagTATTTTCATTGAATTGGTGAATTTTTATGAAGTTCGGTTCTGTATGATATCGGGCAATGGACTGTGGTTTGGGTTGTGAGCTTTTGAATATCTGCTCCTCGTTTTTTGATAATGGAATGTTGGCTTTTTATATGActttaagaaattaaataacatatatTCTTGACATACGAAAATAATTTTACAGATATATAAACTTGTCGCACCTGCCTACCTAAATCCAGGTCCTCCCAGAATAGAAGGAATCATGAAGCTGGTGTAACATGCATGAGCATGCACTCTGTTAGAAACTTCCAGCTTCTTCTTTAAACCAGGAACAAGATATATATGTGACAGAGAATTGATGAGTCCCAACTGTTCTGCAATTTCACATGAACTAAGCCCCCGAAAGGACAGAAATCCTGGTCTCTCAAAGATCGCATGATTCACTCATTTCACgtccaaatatatatttatccCCCACATTTTTAAAATCTTCCCAAGAAAGTGATGATAATTAAACACCAGGAGGAGGGCAAAAATTGAAAGGAAATAATATGCAAGAAATCAATAATTTGTTGAACGTATGGTCATCGGTCTCTCTATCGGTATGCTACTGCTATGCCGTGGCTAAAATGGTTCCCAAAGGTATACTCAGATTCTTCATGTATTTGCCAGTGTTTTGCATATTCTTTTTCCTCCCACTGAGTCTGAACTCAGTAAATTTTATATGTACAACTGCCTTTTCTGTCACTTGGTTAGCTACATTTAAGCTTCTTCAATTGGTATTTGGAAATGGCCCATTGTCTGATGCATCGCTCCCTCTTAGCCATTTTGTCTTGATTTCTTGTTTTCCGATCAAAATCCTCCGACAAAAATCATCCCTAAATCCCCCTCCTAACAAAGAAGAAACCCCTCGAAAGAAAACTCAAGACAAGGAGAATTTAAAGGGATACAATGATTCTCCAAATATTACTAAAACATACAGTAATCTTGGCTTAAGATCTCCTCTACACTATGCAAAAAAAAGCTTGCTTTTCATCTTCTTGATTACTTTCGTGGCCCCTTACAAGAACAATCTCCCGAGAAATATCGCTTTGTTCCTCATATGTATCTACATATACATTGGTTTGGAAGTCTTCTTAGGAATAACCGCGAACATATGCCAAATCTTGTTAGGCGTCAAGCTGGAGTCACCTTTCAACGAACCATACCTATCGACGTCATTTCAAGACTTCTGGAGCCACAGATGGAACCGTGTGTCGTCAAGTGCCCTCCGGTCCACTGTATTCAAACCCATCTTCCGCAAATTATGGTCGGCGGGATACAAAAAGGGGGCCATAATTGTGGCCATGTTGGCTACATTTCTTGTATCATCCTTAATGCATGACCTATTATTCTACTATCTGGGAAATGTAAAGCCTGCATGGGGAACGACTTTGTTCTTTTTAATGCATGGGATTTTCTGTCTCGTGGATAATATTTTGAAGAGGGAATTTGGTTTAAAATGGGAGCCGCCGCAACTAATCATCGGGCCAGTGATTTTTGTGTTCACACTTTGGACATTTATGTGGTTGGTTTTGCCTGAGCTGATTCAACGCAAGGTTGATGATAGAGCAATCGAGGAGTACGCAGCAGTGGGGGCCTTTGTTAGAGATTTGGGCTTGGGTTGGAGTCAAATGGGCTACAATTTTCTGGTGCAAATCTTGAAGCTCGACACGAAGATACGATGAAATACGTCAAAATTTAAAGAAGAGGAGGAATAAATTATTAGGGAAAAGAGTAATATAATGGTTTTCTTTTCATGTCATAAAAGTATTTAAGATGTATATTTGTCGCAGTAGAGGTTTAATTTCTACTGGATTTGTATTGAGATACGTCTAAGTGTTGGCCCATGTCACTTCACATACAACCTACACGGTGTAGGAAAGGTCTCTAGTCCCTACCTTGAAAAGGAGATGGCCTAATTGACTAATTAGTCCTACGTGCAGtctatatattaaaaaaaaagtacaTGAGTAGAtattcaagttgataaatttggTGAATGTTTGATAAATAATCAAAAGTTCGATTTCTCATATCAATAATTTCTCGGACGAGTTTGTCACACAGAGTTTGTCAAGTGAAATTTACCTGACTATAATAGTTTGCATATTGCTGAGTTATCAGTACATACACAACATTTTTAACCATATTATAAATATCAACTCAATCAATCTTCTTAATTGAATTATTATCATCAtatttatgatttgaaattttttggTCCAACTGCTAATGTGATATCAAATAAGTCAGAATTTTTCGATAACAAGTTAGACATTTTTCCATGACACATCATAATTTCAGCGAAATATgatagaaaattaaaaaaaaaattaaagttagTGCATCAAAATTGAAGTAagtgaaacaaattttttttatctatatttaattataagGTTAAATTTCTCATAAAATACACAAATCCAAACTCAATGTTTGCTTTGGTATCCGAACCCActgtattaattttatttttttcaactcGTTGCACCccttaaattattaaaatagccTTCATTAAATATCATATGAGAAACGAGTGAAttcttctcatatttttattcataCACGCAGTAAAAATCCGACATTGTGGAGGAAACTTTTTCCCTCTTACTCCACCCATTTTTTCTATAATAATATATCGTATTGTACCGTATTATATCGAAAATTATATATCGTATATCATACCAAAAATTACGGTATAAGAAAATTCATACCGTACTGAAATTTTCAGTATATCGAATTTTTGATACATATAATTTGCATACCGATTATATCGAAATTGTACgttataccgaaaatttcggtacggtatcagTTATACCATTTTATACCGGAAAAAAccttataatttttaaattttataaatttattgttttaaaatatttatatttttcggTATTTCAATATTCGATATATaccgaaattttcaaattgcatACCGTTATCGTATCGAAAAATTTGGTATTGTTACCGTACCATAGCGTACCGTACCGAAAtcttcggtataccgaaaattcggtaaattcaTCATTTTTTCGAACAATGATCTCGGTATAccaaaaattcggtattttttctcACCCCTAATTCTTCCCATCTCGTGGAAGCCTAAAAGTTTGTTCTAACATTTTGTTTCCTTAGAGTTGTCAAAACTGGGTTGTGCTTTGAGATCTTAAACTCTATTATAATGCTACTCTTAGTCATTAATTCTATTAGGCAATATAGCAAAAGATGCAAGTGAATATACAACGACATTTGCATTTCGCCAAAGATAATGTAAAGTTGTTATATGTTGATTCAAAGGTCGTATGACGTTTAAAATATACGTTCTAACATAGCTAAAGTCATCTTCTAATCGTGTGACTGTTTGCTTACATTGTCAATAGAGAATCGACGTGATTTGGTTGATTTGGAGGTTATGTTCCTTGATGACCCTAGTCCTATTTCAATAACCGCATTTTAATATCATACCAAACATCATACActttatcatattatatacatttttttctttatttttattttttatcactcttattatatattattcacGTACATTGTCTCACACATCAAACCATAATTTGGAGTACTTAATAATTTGAAATTCTATCCAATTACCATACAAAAAATCCAAGGAAGCATAAATGTTGAGCAATCCAAGACACTGCTTACATTTCAGACCCGAAGGAGAAATTGAAATTTGAATGTCCACAAAAAACAGTTAATACACAATTGAATGTCCACAAAAAACCAGTAAATACACGGACTCCAAAGTCTGCCGCATAGTGTAAAAACAAGACACATAGTTTCTTATATAACAACTCTCCAGGAGCTAACCGGACACAAGAGCAAAATAAAGAGAAACACCTCCAATTTGCGGAAATGGGGGAGAAatataaggtgtcaaaaacgacgATTTTGCTTGCAACAATGCTGATACTGTGGGAAATGTCTTCTCCTTGTCTCGGTTCTTGTTCCTCTAATGGCGGCGACTGCGAGAAGTGCATCTCGAATCAGATGAAATACGTCTGCCCCCGGTGCGCTACTATGATGCAGTGCATGGCCCGGTGCCTGTGGTGCGGCGCATCAAGTTCCAAATGCATCAAGAAATGCGATTGCGACAGTGGGTATCCGCGGCTGGCTGACTGCAAGAAGTGTTTGTTACAGTGTAAATGTATCTGCTCTGTTTCGGCTTAAAAATAATGCGATCTTGTTGTAAATTTTTCCGTGTTGAAGAACTCTGGCCATGAATCttggaattttaatttagtcaTCGAATCTAACTATGAAATTGTGTTAATGTATCGGCAGAGATAACaaacatgaaatatttattcctcaaaaacaaaaacatgAATGGATATAAATTATTCCAAAGAATTGTATTTGTATAATGTCTAAATTATTCTTGTAGAGATCTTTTCCATAAAAATC includes:
- the LOC142522897 gene encoding acyl-CoA--sterol O-acyltransferase 1-like, with product MQEINNLLNVWSSVSLSVCYCYAVAKMVPKGILRFFMYLPVFCIFFFLPLSLNSVNFICTTAFSVTWLATFKLLQLVFGNGPLSDASLPLSHFVLISCFPIKILRQKSSLNPPPNKEETPRKKTQDKENLKGYNDSPNITKTYSNLGLRSPLHYAKKSLLFIFLITFVAPYKNNLPRNIALFLICIYIYIGLEVFLGITANICQILLGVKLESPFNEPYLSTSFQDFWSHRWNRVSSSALRSTVFKPIFRKLWSAGYKKGAIIVAMLATFLVSSLMHDLLFYYLGNVKPAWGTTLFFLMHGIFCLVDNILKREFGLKWEPPQLIIGPVIFVFTLWTFMWLVLPELIQRKVDDRAIEEYAAVGAFVRDLGLGWSQMGYNFLVQILKLDTKIR